A single window of Rhizobium sp. CCGE531 DNA harbors:
- a CDS encoding thiamine phosphate synthase, producing MTLDPFYLIVDSAAWIKRLVPLGVKLVQLRVKDRTPSEIRAEIRESSAICAAYGCQLIVNDYWQLAIEEGCDFIHLGQEDLATADLAAIRAAGLKLGLSTHDEMELATALAAKPDYIALGPIYPTILKAMAWAPQGLERIGQWKSRIGNLPLVAIGGLTVERLGGVFDHGADIAAVVTDITRNPDPESRTLEWIRATRLIPPR from the coding sequence ATGACCCTCGACCCCTTCTATCTGATCGTCGACAGTGCGGCCTGGATAAAGAGGCTGGTGCCGCTCGGCGTCAAACTGGTGCAGCTACGCGTCAAGGATCGCACGCCATCGGAGATCCGCGCGGAGATCCGCGAATCGAGCGCAATTTGCGCCGCTTACGGATGCCAGTTGATCGTCAACGACTATTGGCAGCTCGCGATCGAAGAAGGCTGCGATTTCATCCATCTCGGCCAGGAGGATCTTGCCACCGCTGATCTCGCGGCCATTCGGGCCGCCGGATTGAAACTGGGGCTCTCGACACATGACGAAATGGAGTTGGCGACAGCGCTTGCGGCCAAGCCAGATTATATAGCCCTCGGACCAATCTATCCGACCATTCTCAAAGCCATGGCCTGGGCGCCGCAGGGTCTGGAGCGTATCGGCCAGTGGAAAAGCCGCATCGGCAATCTTCCGCTGGTCGCGATCGGCGGGTTGACGGTCGAACGCCTTGGCGGCGTATTCGACCATGGCGCCGATATCGCCGCCGTGGTGACCGATATCACCCGAAATCCTGATCCCGAATCGCGGACGCTGGAATGGATAAGAGCGACACGACTGATACCGCCGCGCTGA
- the thiO gene encoding glycine oxidase ThiO gives MRVLVKGAGIAGLTVAHELHARGAEVTVVEPRQNFSRAASWLAGGMLAPWCERESADEAVLERGRDSADRWEAILPGKVVRNGTLVVAPNRDQHELKRFANRTTGYRLIEEGEIASLEPSLAGRFKHGLFFSQEAHVNPRDVLQSLRDALSATGVTFVDQISDDGQFSDVVDCTGAARVGESPKLRGVRGEMLYLRTQEITLARPVRLLHPRFPVYIVPRGEGLFMVGATMIETDFEGPITARSLMELLNAAYALHPAFADAAVVETGAGVRPAFPDNLPRVTQEGKTILINGLYRHGFLLAPAIAAEAADLLFSGHNSDRNRQCA, from the coding sequence ATGCGTGTCCTCGTCAAAGGGGCCGGCATTGCCGGCCTCACCGTCGCGCACGAATTGCATGCTCGCGGCGCCGAAGTCACGGTTGTCGAGCCCCGTCAGAATTTCAGTCGGGCCGCCTCATGGCTCGCCGGCGGCATGCTGGCGCCATGGTGTGAACGGGAAAGTGCGGATGAAGCCGTGCTGGAACGAGGCCGCGATTCCGCCGATCGCTGGGAAGCGATTCTGCCCGGCAAGGTCGTCCGCAATGGAACGCTCGTCGTCGCGCCAAACCGCGATCAGCACGAGCTGAAGCGGTTCGCCAACCGCACGACTGGCTATCGCTTGATAGAGGAAGGCGAGATCGCCAGCCTTGAGCCCTCGCTTGCCGGTCGCTTCAAGCATGGCCTGTTTTTTTCACAGGAAGCACACGTCAATCCTCGTGACGTCTTACAGTCATTGAGAGACGCTCTCTCAGCAACGGGCGTGACCTTTGTCGATCAGATCTCGGATGACGGCCAGTTTTCTGACGTTGTCGACTGTACGGGGGCTGCCCGTGTCGGCGAAAGCCCCAAATTACGCGGCGTGCGCGGCGAAATGCTCTATCTGCGGACGCAGGAAATTACCCTTGCGCGGCCCGTCCGCCTGCTGCATCCGCGATTTCCCGTCTATATCGTGCCGCGCGGCGAAGGCCTGTTCATGGTCGGCGCGACGATGATCGAAACGGACTTCGAGGGGCCGATCACCGCCCGCTCGCTGATGGAACTTCTAAACGCCGCCTATGCGCTGCATCCCGCCTTTGCCGACGCAGCCGTCGTCGAAACCGGCGCCGGCGTCCGTCCTGCCTTTCCAGACAATCTTCCGCGTGTAACGCAGGAGGGCAAGACCATCCTTATCAACGGCCTTTATCGCCACGGCTTCCTGCTGGCGCCGGCGATAGCGGCGGAAGCCGCGGATCTCCTATTTTCCGGACATAACAGCGACAGGAACCGCCAATGCGCCTGA
- a CDS encoding TetR family transcriptional regulator has translation MRRTKEEAAETRSEILHSAKALFLDKGYENVSLEEIAAAAGVTRGAVHWHFKNKQGLMFAIRDEAQQPFQELAERMSKELPANPLDLVAEAIAGIFDDVQGDPRKRSMLKVMMHLDMAFCDGTTNRASSFRHDMHEHFERIFTLMNEKTRLPAPWTPDTAASALTAVIGGLITEWTLDRGNFQLVPCGQMFIKMVLKTWFPLEQAHEVVTSAA, from the coding sequence ATGAGGCGCACTAAGGAGGAGGCTGCGGAAACGAGGAGCGAGATCTTGCACTCTGCAAAGGCTCTGTTTCTCGACAAGGGCTACGAGAATGTCAGCCTCGAGGAGATAGCCGCAGCAGCTGGTGTGACGCGGGGGGCCGTGCACTGGCATTTCAAGAACAAGCAAGGGCTGATGTTCGCGATTCGCGACGAAGCTCAGCAGCCGTTTCAGGAATTGGCCGAGCGGATGTCGAAGGAGCTTCCGGCAAATCCGCTTGATCTTGTGGCGGAGGCGATTGCCGGGATATTCGACGATGTCCAGGGCGATCCGCGCAAGAGAAGCATGTTGAAGGTGATGATGCATCTCGACATGGCGTTCTGCGACGGAACCACAAACCGCGCCAGCTCCTTCCGGCACGATATGCACGAACACTTCGAACGCATATTCACCCTGATGAATGAGAAGACGAGGCTGCCAGCGCCCTGGACGCCGGATACGGCCGCCTCGGCACTGACGGCCGTCATCGGCGGACTGATCACCGAATGGACGCTCGACAGGGGCAATTTCCAGCTCGTGCCCTGCGGGCAGATGTTCATCAAGATGGTCTTGAAGACATGGTTTCCGCTGGAGCAGGCACATGAGGTAGTGACGTCGGCAGCTTAA
- a CDS encoding periplasmic heavy metal sensor yields MTDRSFRIVVISLLILNTFLIGALAGGSLTWIRKTQARAGMMPLAGEQLPSAQKEALRAALNEARKDNRQTILEAQQAKVDAASILGQPTLDKEALSAALARARNADIGLRAKLEERAVDFAETLSYDERRALAESLVRRSAPRAAATK; encoded by the coding sequence ATGACGGATCGCAGTTTTCGAATAGTGGTCATTTCCCTACTGATATTGAATACGTTCCTGATCGGAGCGTTGGCGGGCGGCAGCCTGACGTGGATCCGCAAGACGCAGGCGCGTGCGGGAATGATGCCGCTTGCCGGCGAGCAACTGCCTTCGGCGCAGAAAGAAGCCTTGCGTGCGGCGCTCAACGAGGCGCGCAAGGACAACCGGCAAACCATTCTCGAGGCGCAGCAGGCCAAGGTCGATGCCGCTTCGATTCTTGGCCAGCCGACGCTGGACAAGGAAGCGCTCTCGGCTGCCCTGGCGCGCGCGCGCAATGCCGATATCGGCCTCAGAGCGAAGCTGGAGGAGCGTGCCGTCGATTTCGCCGAAACTCTCTCCTACGACGAACGCCGGGCGCTTGCCGAAAGCCTTGTTCGCCGCAGCGCTCCGAGAGCCGCTGCCACAAAATGA
- a CDS encoding thiazole synthase, with protein MLELYGTQIASHLLLGTARYPSPTVLAEAVKRSATEIATVSLRRETAGGRNGGAFFEMIRELGVHILPNTAGCHGVSEAVLTAKMAREVFRTNWIKLEVIGNHDTLQPDVFALVEAARILTDDGFEVFPYTTDDLVVAERLLEAGCKVLMPWCAPIGTAAGPLNLSALRSMRAHFPEIPLIVDAGIGRPSHAATVMELGFDAVLLNTAVAGAADPAMMAEAFAKAIEAGRQAFRAGMLEPRDMAVPSTPVIGKAVFS; from the coding sequence ATGCTCGAGCTCTACGGAACCCAGATTGCATCGCATCTTCTTCTCGGCACGGCGCGCTACCCGTCGCCGACTGTGCTGGCGGAAGCCGTCAAGCGCTCGGCAACCGAAATCGCTACCGTATCGCTGCGCCGTGAAACGGCGGGCGGGCGCAATGGCGGTGCTTTCTTCGAGATGATTCGTGAGCTTGGCGTTCACATTCTTCCCAATACCGCCGGCTGCCATGGTGTCTCCGAAGCGGTGCTAACTGCGAAGATGGCGCGCGAGGTCTTCCGGACCAACTGGATCAAGCTGGAGGTGATCGGCAACCACGACACGCTGCAGCCGGATGTCTTCGCACTGGTGGAGGCAGCGAGAATCCTCACAGACGATGGATTCGAGGTCTTTCCCTATACGACGGACGATCTTGTGGTCGCCGAACGATTGCTGGAGGCCGGATGCAAGGTGCTGATGCCCTGGTGCGCGCCGATCGGAACGGCGGCCGGTCCGCTCAATCTTTCCGCCCTTCGCTCCATGAGGGCGCATTTTCCCGAGATACCCTTGATCGTGGATGCCGGCATCGGCAGGCCCTCGCATGCCGCCACCGTCATGGAGCTCGGCTTCGATGCGGTGCTGCTCAATACGGCCGTCGCCGGCGCCGCCGATCCGGCCATGATGGCGGAAGCCTTCGCCAAGGCGATCGAGGCAGGCCGGCAGGCCTTCCGCGCGGGCATGCTGGAGCCGCGCGATATGGCGGTGCCATCGACACCGGTCATCGGAAAGGCGGTGTTCTCATGA
- the thiC gene encoding phosphomethylpyrimidine synthase ThiC → MTIAAKNLTPTVTTGPLPASRKIYIPGDIHTDIRVPMREISVHPTSGEPPVVVYDSSGPYTIEGADIRIEQGLSQLRRDWALARGDVEAYEGRHVRPEDNGFVTGERLTPEFPAKRQPLRAKDGKAVTQLAYARAGIITSEMEFIAIRENLGRTAKAEALIRDGESFGAHIPDHVTPEFVRQEVAAGRAIIPANINHPESEPMIIGRNFLVKINANIGNSAVTSSMAEEVEKMVWAARWGADTVMDLSTGRNIHNIREWIIRNSPLPIGTVPLYQALEKVEGIAENLTWEVYRDTLIEQAEQGVDYFTIHAGVRLHYIPLTVNRVTGIVSRGGSIMAKWCLHHHRESFLYEHFEEICDICRAYDVSFSLGDGLRPGSIADANDAAQFAELETLGELTKIAWAKDCQVMIEGPGHVPMHKIKENMDKQLAVCGEAPFYTLGPLTTDIAPGYDHITSGIGAAMIGWFGTAMLCYVTPKEHLGLPDRNDVKTGVITYKIAAHAADLAKGHPAAQVRDDALSRARFEFRWEDQFNLSLDPDTARSFHDETLPKEAHKVAHFCSMCGPKFCSMRISHDIRAEAQKEGLEAMAAKYREGGDLYMPIDTTAHPAE, encoded by the coding sequence ATGACCATTGCCGCAAAGAACCTCACCCCGACCGTCACGACAGGCCCGCTGCCGGCGTCGCGGAAGATCTACATTCCGGGAGATATTCACACAGACATCCGCGTGCCGATGCGCGAGATCAGCGTCCATCCGACATCGGGCGAGCCGCCCGTCGTCGTCTATGATTCCTCCGGCCCCTATACCATCGAGGGTGCCGATATCCGCATCGAACAGGGCCTGTCGCAGCTCCGTCGCGACTGGGCGCTCGCCCGCGGCGATGTCGAGGCCTATGAGGGCCGCCATGTGCGCCCCGAAGACAATGGTTTTGTCACTGGCGAGCGGCTGACGCCGGAATTTCCGGCCAAGCGCCAGCCGCTGCGGGCAAAGGACGGCAAGGCCGTCACGCAGCTTGCCTATGCACGGGCCGGCATCATCACGTCGGAAATGGAATTCATCGCCATACGTGAGAATCTCGGCCGCACGGCGAAAGCCGAAGCCTTGATTCGCGACGGCGAGAGCTTCGGCGCCCATATCCCGGATCATGTGACGCCCGAATTCGTCCGCCAGGAAGTGGCGGCCGGCCGCGCGATCATCCCGGCCAATATCAATCATCCGGAAAGCGAACCGATGATTATCGGCCGGAACTTCCTGGTGAAAATCAACGCCAATATCGGCAATTCCGCCGTCACCTCCTCCATGGCGGAAGAGGTCGAAAAGATGGTCTGGGCCGCCCGCTGGGGCGCCGATACCGTCATGGATCTTTCGACCGGCCGCAATATCCACAACATCCGCGAATGGATCATCCGCAACTCTCCGCTGCCGATCGGCACCGTCCCGCTCTATCAGGCGCTGGAGAAGGTCGAGGGCATTGCCGAGAACCTCACCTGGGAGGTCTATCGCGACACCCTGATCGAACAGGCGGAGCAGGGCGTCGACTATTTCACCATCCATGCCGGGGTGCGGCTGCATTACATCCCGCTCACCGTCAATCGCGTCACCGGCATCGTCTCGCGCGGCGGCTCGATCATGGCCAAGTGGTGTCTCCATCATCACCGCGAGAGCTTCCTTTACGAGCATTTCGAGGAGATCTGCGACATCTGCCGGGCCTATGATGTCTCCTTCTCTCTCGGCGACGGCCTACGCCCCGGCTCGATCGCCGATGCCAACGACGCCGCGCAGTTTGCCGAACTCGAGACGCTCGGCGAACTGACGAAGATTGCTTGGGCCAAGGATTGCCAGGTGATGATCGAAGGTCCTGGCCATGTGCCGATGCACAAGATCAAGGAGAACATGGACAAGCAGCTTGCCGTCTGCGGCGAGGCGCCCTTCTACACACTCGGGCCGCTGACAACGGATATCGCGCCGGGCTACGATCACATCACCTCGGGGATCGGCGCCGCCATGATCGGCTGGTTCGGCACGGCGATGCTATGCTACGTAACCCCGAAGGAACATCTCGGCCTGCCCGACCGCAACGACGTCAAGACCGGCGTCATCACCTACAAAATCGCCGCCCATGCGGCGGATCTCGCCAAAGGTCATCCAGCCGCGCAAGTGCGCGACGACGCATTGTCGCGCGCCCGCTTCGAATTCCGCTGGGAGGACCAGTTCAACCTGTCGCTCGACCCCGATACCGCCCGCAGCTTCCATGACGAGACCTTGCCGAAGGAAGCCCACAAGGTGGCGCACTTCTGCTCGATGTGCGGCCCGAAATTCTGCTCGATGCGGATTTCGCACGACATCCGCGCCGAGGCGCAGAAGGAAGGCTTGGAAGCGATGGCGGCGAAATACCGGGAGGGCGGCGATCTCTATATGCCGATCGACACCACAGCGCATCCGGCCGAGTGA
- a CDS encoding DUF1989 domain-containing protein has protein sequence MDNLFDMPAPADAEERRRKPPVVVYPNGTLPPADMDVLRAARLDMAKIEDIIVPPREGGSFRVPKGHFFRIVGVEGSQVGDLNLWNADDLSERFFSGKTRALHGTHVGVGDRLWSNLPYLRPMATITHDTLGWYGFDADGAGIHDVIGTRCDPYTNRLLNGDDYHHCCHSNLSRALAKELNISVQEAEFHVHDVLNVFMCTGFTRDTYQYFMKASPVRPGDFIEFLAEIDLLGALSACPGGDCGSEHSSDTVPCHPLRVEIWRPEPASLAGRAFPERNAYPRTHGL, from the coding sequence ATGGACAATCTTTTTGATATGCCTGCTCCCGCGGATGCCGAGGAGCGGCGCCGCAAGCCGCCGGTCGTCGTTTATCCTAACGGGACGCTGCCGCCGGCCGATATGGATGTGCTGCGTGCTGCCCGCCTGGACATGGCCAAGATAGAAGACATCATCGTGCCGCCGCGTGAGGGCGGCAGCTTTCGCGTGCCAAAGGGACATTTCTTTCGCATCGTCGGCGTGGAGGGCTCGCAGGTCGGCGACCTCAATCTGTGGAATGCCGATGATCTTTCCGAACGGTTCTTCAGCGGCAAGACCCGTGCGCTGCACGGCACGCATGTCGGCGTCGGAGACAGATTATGGAGTAATCTGCCTTACCTGCGGCCGATGGCGACGATCACCCATGATACGCTCGGCTGGTACGGCTTCGATGCCGATGGAGCCGGCATTCACGATGTGATCGGCACGCGCTGCGATCCCTACACGAACCGGCTGCTGAACGGTGACGACTATCATCATTGCTGCCATTCCAACCTGTCGCGCGCGCTCGCCAAGGAGCTGAATATTTCCGTCCAGGAAGCCGAGTTTCACGTCCATGACGTGCTGAACGTCTTCATGTGTACCGGTTTCACGCGCGACACCTATCAATATTTCATGAAGGCAAGTCCGGTGCGGCCGGGAGATTTTATCGAGTTCCTCGCCGAGATCGATCTTCTCGGCGCTCTTTCGGCCTGCCCGGGCGGTGATTGCGGCAGCGAGCATTCGAGCGATACGGTGCCCTGCCATCCATTGCGGGTGGAGATCTGGCGGCCCGAGCCTGCAAGCCTTGCCGGCAGAGCTTTTCCGGAACGCAACGCCTATCCCCGGACGCACGGCCTGTAA
- a CDS encoding DUF1501 domain-containing protein, which produces MTCELMTPTRRAVLGVSGALFAWAFIPRFAHAAGGRDPRFITIILRGALDGLTAVPPVGDPDYETLRQSIAMTTSGPNAALPLDSFFALHPSMPNFNRLYRAGQAAVVHASATPYRDRSHFDGQDVLESGYEMPGRVESGWLNRMLEGLPKGDKVSPDTSAIRGLSVGANAPLVIRGKAPVLGWSPSNLQPVSDDLPPRLMDLYNYTDPLFAKILAEGISTGKIAAGLDVKARGGPGDPNGMEQMARGAARLLAQDDGPRVAALAFEGWDTHAGEVDRLNKLLVGLDNSLAAFQQELGPTWKDTAILVATEFGRTAQVNGTQGTDHGTGTTAFLAGGAIKGGRVIADWPGLKQAQLRDGRDLAATTDLRAVVKGIAVDLLGASPAILTRDVFPGSDHVLPMKGLMV; this is translated from the coding sequence ATGACCTGCGAACTCATGACCCCTACCCGTCGTGCCGTGCTCGGTGTTTCCGGCGCCTTGTTCGCCTGGGCCTTCATCCCGCGCTTCGCCCATGCCGCCGGCGGACGCGATCCGCGCTTCATCACCATCATTCTGCGCGGCGCGCTCGATGGTTTGACGGCCGTCCCGCCCGTCGGCGATCCCGATTATGAGACGCTGCGACAGTCGATCGCCATGACGACGAGCGGCCCCAATGCCGCTCTTCCGCTCGATAGCTTCTTCGCGCTGCATCCCTCGATGCCGAATTTCAACCGGCTCTATCGCGCGGGACAGGCAGCCGTCGTACATGCCAGCGCGACACCCTATCGCGACCGATCGCATTTCGACGGCCAGGACGTGCTGGAGTCGGGCTACGAGATGCCCGGCCGCGTCGAATCCGGCTGGCTCAACCGGATGCTGGAGGGGCTGCCGAAGGGCGACAAGGTTTCGCCTGATACGTCGGCGATCCGCGGATTGTCCGTCGGCGCCAACGCGCCGCTTGTCATTCGCGGCAAGGCACCGGTGCTCGGCTGGTCGCCGTCCAACCTGCAGCCGGTCAGCGACGACCTGCCGCCGCGGCTGATGGATCTCTACAATTACACCGACCCGCTCTTTGCGAAAATCCTCGCCGAGGGCATTTCGACCGGCAAGATTGCCGCCGGCCTCGACGTCAAGGCAAGGGGCGGCCCCGGTGATCCTAACGGAATGGAGCAGATGGCGAGAGGTGCTGCCCGCCTGCTGGCGCAGGACGATGGCCCCCGCGTCGCGGCACTGGCCTTCGAAGGATGGGATACCCATGCCGGCGAGGTCGATCGGCTCAACAAGCTTCTCGTCGGGCTCGACAATTCGCTTGCCGCATTCCAGCAGGAACTCGGCCCCACCTGGAAGGATACCGCCATCCTGGTTGCGACTGAATTCGGCCGCACGGCGCAGGTCAATGGTACGCAGGGCACGGACCATGGCACCGGAACGACGGCATTCCTCGCCGGCGGCGCGATCAAGGGCGGCCGGGTGATCGCCGATTGGCCCGGCCTCAAGCAGGCGCAGTTGCGCGATGGGCGCGATCTGGCCGCCACCACGGATCTGCGCGCCGTCGTCAAGGGTATCGCCGTCGATCTGCTCGGCGCCTCGCCAGCCATATTGACGCGCGATGTCTTCCCGGGATCCGATCACGTCTTGCCGATGAAAGGGCTGATGGTCTGA
- the thiS gene encoding sulfur carrier protein ThiS produces MRLIINGEAQIVDATTLSQLLAALEYEGEWLATAVNGELIHREERDDHTLTDDDRIEILTPMQGG; encoded by the coding sequence ATGCGCCTGATCATCAATGGCGAAGCACAGATCGTCGACGCAACCACGCTTTCGCAGCTTCTCGCCGCGCTCGAATACGAAGGCGAGTGGCTGGCAACCGCCGTCAATGGCGAACTCATCCATCGCGAAGAACGCGACGACCACACCTTAACCGACGACGACAGGATCGAGATCCTGACACCGATGCAGGGAGGCTGA
- a CDS encoding DUF1800 family protein has product MAQQSNDVYAALALSRFGLGADHNGTASIASDPRGALMEEITERFVPVPVGPQLQSTADLLVSLYAFQEQHKEARQQAATAAAMQQDKPVQGPQQPPAQPSGAMAAQPGNQTQPANQATAAVIGKAVEKLEKPPAPYLPQQILLAEVDARFNGTIRQPLIGFGERLAMFWANHFAVAVSKSEEVHIVAGAFEREAIRPHVFGRFADMLLAVETHPAMLGYLDNQQSIGPNSKANANKKRGLNENLARETLELHTLGVNGGYTQTDVTTLAKIITGWTVARAEGKLGTPGTFVFNAGAHEPGDQTLLGLTYADNGVGQGREALRDLAHHPATAQHIATKLVRHFVADTPPPALVQTVAATFSKTDGDLSAVYRALIGSEDAWNPTLSKVRSPLEFMAALLRASGEMPKPNVILGALTAMGQPFWAPAGPNGFADTVDVWASSESLSMRMDVANMIANAVPPQIDPRRFVSDSLGPLLSNETLQAVSRAETRNQGLAIAYLSPEFQRR; this is encoded by the coding sequence ATGGCTCAGCAATCGAATGATGTTTATGCCGCGCTCGCCCTTTCCCGATTTGGGCTAGGGGCAGATCATAACGGCACCGCGTCGATCGCTTCGGATCCGCGCGGTGCACTGATGGAGGAAATCACCGAGCGCTTTGTCCCGGTGCCCGTCGGGCCGCAGCTTCAATCCACGGCCGATCTTCTCGTTTCTCTTTACGCGTTCCAGGAGCAGCACAAGGAGGCAAGGCAGCAGGCCGCAACAGCCGCCGCGATGCAGCAGGACAAGCCGGTGCAAGGGCCGCAACAGCCGCCTGCACAGCCATCAGGTGCCATGGCCGCCCAGCCAGGCAATCAGACCCAGCCGGCCAATCAGGCAACGGCGGCCGTGATCGGCAAGGCAGTCGAGAAGCTGGAAAAGCCTCCGGCGCCCTATCTTCCGCAGCAGATTCTGCTGGCCGAAGTGGACGCTCGTTTCAACGGCACCATCCGGCAACCGCTGATCGGTTTCGGCGAGCGGCTTGCCATGTTCTGGGCGAACCATTTCGCGGTTGCCGTTTCGAAGAGCGAGGAGGTTCATATCGTTGCCGGCGCCTTCGAGCGCGAAGCCATCCGGCCGCACGTCTTTGGGCGTTTCGCCGATATGCTGCTCGCTGTCGAGACCCATCCGGCCATGCTCGGCTATCTCGACAACCAGCAATCGATCGGACCTAACTCCAAAGCCAATGCCAACAAGAAACGCGGTCTCAACGAGAATCTCGCCCGCGAGACGCTGGAACTGCATACGCTCGGCGTCAATGGCGGCTATACGCAGACCGATGTGACGACGCTTGCCAAGATCATCACCGGCTGGACGGTGGCGCGCGCCGAGGGCAAGCTTGGGACACCCGGCACCTTCGTCTTCAACGCCGGCGCCCATGAGCCCGGCGACCAGACGCTGCTCGGCCTCACCTATGCCGACAATGGTGTCGGGCAGGGGCGTGAGGCGCTGCGCGATCTCGCCCACCATCCGGCGACGGCGCAGCATATTGCCACCAAGCTCGTTCGGCATTTCGTCGCCGATACACCGCCGCCGGCACTCGTGCAGACCGTCGCCGCGACCTTCAGCAAGACGGATGGCGATCTTTCGGCGGTCTACCGGGCGCTCATCGGCTCTGAAGACGCATGGAACCCGACATTGTCGAAGGTTCGCTCGCCGCTGGAATTCATGGCAGCACTTCTGCGGGCAAGCGGCGAGATGCCGAAGCCGAATGTCATTCTCGGTGCCTTGACCGCCATGGGCCAGCCTTTCTGGGCGCCCGCCGGCCCGAATGGTTTTGCCGACACCGTCGATGTGTGGGCTTCCAGCGAGAGCCTCAGCATGCGCATGGATGTCGCGAACATGATCGCAAACGCTGTACCGCCCCAGATCGATCCCCGTCGCTTCGTGTCCGACAGCCTTGGGCCGCTTCTTTCGAATGAAACGCTGCAGGCGGTATCGCGCGCGGAGACCCGCAACCAGGGTCTGGCGATCGCTTATCTCTCCCCCGAATTTCAAAGGCGCTGA
- a CDS encoding EF-hand domain-containing protein, giving the protein MTSITSVSSNNHYQHKTSRSTSSSDDGSISSLLSGSSSGDSSGTSSSSSSNDSSQLASAQQLIAQLMNIILNLQANSGTDSSTSNSDGDSTGSTSSTEQASATGSQNGKQSDMISAMDANGDGSISEAEFVAARPSDVSQDQAKQLFASFDQANTGSLSESQLKDAMQAGRQPPPPQGGQMSDDELSTAFSSMDADGDGNVSQSEFVSARPSDVSENQATALFKSLDTSGSGSLTQSQFEQAMKPQPPQMPDFGSFYTFNEQDQTTSDLLTL; this is encoded by the coding sequence ATGACGAGCATTACCTCAGTCTCTTCCAATAACCACTACCAGCATAAGACATCGCGCTCCACATCTTCGAGCGACGACGGTTCCATCTCGTCGCTGCTATCAGGCAGCTCTTCTGGCGATTCTTCCGGCACGAGTTCCTCATCCTCTTCGAACGACTCGTCTCAGCTTGCTTCGGCGCAACAGCTGATCGCGCAGCTGATGAACATCATCCTCAACCTGCAGGCCAATAGCGGCACCGACAGCTCGACCTCGAATTCGGATGGTGATTCGACCGGTTCGACATCGAGCACGGAGCAGGCTTCCGCCACCGGCAGCCAGAATGGCAAGCAGAGCGATATGATCAGCGCCATGGACGCCAATGGCGACGGCAGTATCAGCGAGGCGGAATTTGTCGCTGCTCGGCCGTCTGATGTCAGCCAAGACCAGGCGAAACAACTGTTCGCAAGCTTCGATCAGGCCAATACCGGCTCGCTCAGCGAATCGCAGCTTAAAGATGCCATGCAGGCAGGTCGACAGCCGCCCCCGCCACAGGGCGGCCAGATGAGTGACGACGAACTCTCCACGGCGTTTTCTTCCATGGACGCGGATGGCGACGGCAATGTGAGCCAATCCGAGTTCGTTTCTGCCCGTCCGTCCGATGTCAGCGAAAATCAGGCAACGGCGCTGTTCAAGAGCCTCGATACATCCGGTTCCGGATCGTTGACGCAGAGCCAGTTCGAGCAAGCCATGAAGCCACAGCCGCCGCAGATGCCTGATTTCGGCAGTTTCTACACATTCAATGAGCAAGACCAGACGACGAGCGATCTCCTGACGCTCTGA